From Lewinellaceae bacterium:
GCAGCGGCATCGAATACTCCATCGACGGCGTCAACTTCAAAGCTGAAGGCTCCACCCGCGAGGGTGGGGCTTTTTTTATTATTGCTTTAAAATTTTATTTTTCTATTTAACCATTTATCAAAAAAACAAACAATTTAAATGGGCTTATGCCAAATATTATATCTAAAAAATAATTATATGGTAAATAAAAAAATCATGGTTGCCGGGATGTAAATTGCAGAGGCAAAACGGTCCGGCCTTTCAACGAAAGGTTGGGCCTTTGCTTTTCAAGCTCCTAATTACCAATCACTTAACCAAATTGCTATGCGATTACTCAAAGCACTCCCGGTTCTCTTATTGTGGGCCTGTGCCCCGGCATTGCACGCCCAAACAACCGGCCCTGACGCGGCGGAAACCTACTCGCGGCTGCGAATCACTCTTGAAACGCCCGAGGCCATGGAAAAACTGGCGGAGCTTGGCCTTCCGGTGGATCATGGCGAGCGGGGGCCCGGTTACTTTATTGGAGAGTTCAGCGGCGCCGAGATCAAGCTTATGGATGGCAAATTCCATTACCAGGTGCTGATTAAGGATTTGGAGAAATACTACGAAGATCGCATCCGGGAAGATTTGAAACAAAACCCGGGCCTGGCCGGCCTCGGGAGGTTTCCCTGCAATTTCACCACCCCGGCCAACTTCAATACCGGGACCTTTGGGGGGTATCTGAGCCTGAGCGAGATACTTGCCGAGCTGGATGAAATGCGGGCTCTTTATCCCGGTTTGATCACCGTCAGGCAGCCGCTCAACGGGACGACGGCCCAGGGGCGCCAGTTGTTTTACGTGCGCATTTCCGACAATGCCGACACCGACGAGGACGAACCGGAAGCCCTGTACACCGGCTTGCACCACGCCCGCGAGCCCATGTCGGCCATGAACCTGATCTTTTTCATGCATTACATCCTGGAAAATTACGCCACCGACCCTGAGGTGCAGGACATCGTCGACAACACCGAGCTGTATTTCATTCCGTGCGTCAACCCCGACGGTTACGAGTACAATCGCAGCACCAATCCCAATGGGGGAGGAATGTGGCGCAAAAACCGCCGGAACAACGGCAATGGAACCTATGGCGTAGACCTCAACCGGAATTACGGCTTCCAATGGGGCTACGACAATTCGGGTTCCTCCCCAACGACTTCTTCCGATACTTACCGGGGGCCAAGCAGCTTTTCGGAAGCCGAAACACAAATGATCCGGGACTTTTGCCTGTCGCGCCAGTTTGTTACGGCCCTCAACGACCATGCCTACGGCAACTACCTGGTCCTGCCCTGGGGGTACACTAACGCCATTCCGGAATCCACCTTGTTCAACAGCATTGGCGACGACCTGAACAACTGCAACAACTACCTGGTTGGCAATCCGTACGCCACGGTGGGATACCCCGTCAACGGCAGCAGCGACGACTGGATGTACGGCGAGCAGGCGGCCAAAGGCAAAATTTACGCGATCACCCCCGAAATCGGGACTTCATCCGACGGCTTCTGGCCGGCCCCTTCGAAAATTGTCTCCTACTGCAATGCCATGATGTATACCAACCTGCGCATGGCCTATTACGCCCGTTCCCTGTCCTGTACGGCCAGCAATATCGCCGTCACTCCCGGCCCCAACAGCGCTACCGTATCGTGGACGGCAGGCACGGGTTCCTCCTCCTACAATGTGCGCTACCGGCAGATCGGCGCGCCGGCCTGGACAACCCTGTCAACCGGCTCAACATCCATTAATCTGCTGGGGCTGGCGGGCCCGTGCGCGGCTTATGAAGTACAGGTTCAAAGCCTTTGTGCGGGCGGCGTGGACGGCCAGTTTTCATCAAGCCTTAATTTTTCCACTTCGGGCGACCCCTTGCCGGGATCGTGGGCCGGCCTCAACGTGGGGTCAACCGGCGGTTTCGGCTCCGAATGCTATAACAGCGGCGGCGGCAGTTATGCAGTAACCGGCGGCGGGGCCTTAAGCAGCACTAATGTGGATGGTCTCCGGTTTATCTACGCCACCTTGAGCGGCAGCGGGTCCATTACAGCCAAAGTAAATTCGCTGAGCCCGGCCGCCAACAACAAGGCCGGCGTTATGATCCGCGAATCGCTGGCCAACAATGCCCGTTCGGCGTCCAGCCTGATCGTGCGGGCTTCCAGCGTTTGGAGGAGCCAATTTGTGCGCCGCACTTCCACCGGCGCCAACGCCTCCATTACGCAGCCCTCCACCACTACCGCGCCGCCCTATTGGGTGAGGATAACCCGCTCGGGCAACAGCTTTACGGCCTACCGTTCCTCTAATGGAACGTCCTGGACCAAAGTGGGCTCAACCACGACCATCGCCATGCCGGGTACGGCTTACATCGGCCTGGCCGTCGCATCAGGAAGTACTGCTTCCAGCGCTACAGCATCTATTTCTAATGTAAGCACCACCGGCGCCGTCATGGCCAGGATTCCCGGCGGGCCGCTCGGCGAGCAAGCGCAGGCGCTGGAATGGAGTGGATTCGAGGGCCACGCAATGCCCCGGATCGAGGTATACCCCAATCCCGGAACCAGCCAAATCCACCTGAAGATCCAACTTGAAAAACCGGCGCGGCTGAATACCTGCTTGTTGGACATGCTGGGCGGTGTTGTATTGCAACTTCCCGAACAGGAAGCGGCGGCGGGAGAAGCCTTCCAGCTTATCGAGGCGCCCGCCGGCCTGCCTGCCGGGATTTACATGGTGAGATGCAGCGCTGACGGCCAGCAGGCTGCGATTGTCAAATGGGTAAAACGCTAAGCTTCTCCTGAGGGAACAATCATTCCTGACGGGGGGGTTAAAGGAAGGCTGCGTCAGATATCGGCGCAGCCTTTTTTGTGTCTGCATGCGGTTGAACCTTTACAGCATACAAGGCCAGCAGCAGCTGGAATGGACGGGCGGAGCGGAACTGCCTGCGGGCGTATACTTTGCTCGTTTGCAGACGGAGAGTGGGGTGAGGACGATGCAGTTGGTGCTGGCGAAGTAGGTTTGCGAAACTTCGGAAGTTTCGTAAACCTAAGGATGTTGGGCGAAGCCTCGCTCAACTTCTGTTTCGGTTTTGAAGCAACTTCAAAGCTGAAGGCTCCACCCGCAAGGGTGGAGCTTTTTTTATGCCGTCAGGGTGCAATTTTCTATTGTGCTCTGACTTTCCCCATATATTTATATAACTTTAAACTGACTCGATTGTTTTAAGACAAATTATGGTTAAATAATTGTTCAGATAACCCCTATGCACAATTTTTACAATGAGTTCAAATCCCCGCTCCTATGGCTTTGGCTGCTGCCCCATCTCTTCGCGCCGCCTGCCCCGGCCCAGGAATACCTCGTTTCCATTCAGCATTACTCAGTGCCCCAGGGCTTATCCAACCAATACATCCAGCATAGCCTGCAGGATCGGAGGGGGCTGATCTGGGCAGCCACCCGCTTCGGGCTAAACCGTTTCGATGGCTTTGATTTTAAGCAATACACGCTGGAGGAAGACAATCTTCGCTCCAACGATTGCCAACAGATCATCGAAGACCGCAACGGGCTGCTTTGGCTGGCCTGTTTGGGAGCGCCGCCCGGCCCCGAGCAATCGGTCGACGTATTCGACCCTATCACAGAGGAGGCAATGTCTTTCGAAGCGTTCTTCCAGCCCCCCTTTTCCGGAGAGGATATTGCAGAAATGCAATCTGATGCCGCCGGCAATATTTACATCCTGATTCAGGGTGGGCAGGTGTACCGCTACGATGGGCAGAGCTTCACCCGCATCTTGCATTATCAAACCGGCGAGCCGCTTCGCCTGTCTGTTTCCGGCACAGGGACGGCTGCTTTGCTCGACAAAGACAAAGTTATTCTGTTGGACTCCCTGGGCAAAATCCTCTATCAGGCTTTGCTTCCAGGGGCCGTAGATTTCATCCGCGCCGGAAAGGATCAGTTTTGGGTGGGAAAGCACCATCCCGGAGACGGGCCGTCTTTATGGGGCATCCAGGCGAACAAGGCCCCTGAGCCGGTTTACTTTCGCGATTCCACAGGCCATCCGGTAAAGTATAGCTGGCAGTTCGCTTTTAACAATCCAGTATATCCGGACCTCAAAGGCCGCTGGTGGGTTTTTGCCAACGAACGCCTGCTCCTCTTCAGCCCGGAAGGGAAATTCCTCTGCGACATTTCTTCCGCCGTGAAAAGCACCTGGCTTCCCTTTCCGGTTTACATCTCGTTTGACCGCCACCATACCGCCTGGGTGGGCACGCACAATGGCCTGTTTTCAGTTTCGGTTGAAAAAAATCCGTTCACCATCTTCCTCAAACCCGAAGTCCTGGCCGATACCCGCGGGATCGCGGAGGATAAAAAAGGCAATTTGTACATTGTTCAGAGCGGAGAAGTATGGAGAAAACCTCCATCCGGCGGCTTTGCCAGGCTGAACCTTCCCGCCTGGCTGGCAGCTGCCCGGGACAAGCAGGGCAGGCTCTGGTTTGGCGACTACAGCTATATGGTGCATTGCTTTGACCCGGTTTCCGGGGAAAGAACCACTTTTTATCCCCCCGGCGCAGCCGGCAAACAGGTTTATAACGGAGCCCGCGCCCTTCTGCCGGACGCCCGGTCCGGCCGCATCTGGGTAGGAACCGAGTTTGAAGGCCTGGCGTATATCGACACCGTGAAGAAATGCATTGCCCCCTATACCGCCTACAACGATTTTCAACACCTGGAGCAGGCCACCATTCATTGCTTTTTTCAGGACGGGCCTTCCATTTGGATAGGCACCCGGCAAGGTGTGTACCAGCTCGACCCCGGTAAAGGCGTAGTGGCGGAATACAGCCGGCGCACCGGCCACCTGCCGCACGACGACATACTGTACATTTACAAAGACAAGGACGGGATTTTCTGGCTGGCCTCCGGCGGCGGAGGCCTCATCCGCTGGGATCGCGACCGGGGAACCTATCGGCAATTCACGCGGCGGGACGGCTTGTCGCACAACATCGTCTACGCCGTTTACGAAGATGACTACCAGCAGCTATGGCTGCCCAGCAATTACGGGCTGATGCGCTTCGACAAACAGAGCTTCCAGGTCAATACCTACCTGCCCCGGGACGGGCTGCCGCACGAAGAGTTTAACTTCACCTCCCATTATCAGGCAGCTGATGGCCGGTTGTACTTCGGCGGCCTGGGAGGCGTCATTTCCTTTTATCCGAAAGGCCTGTACCGGGAAGCGCTCGTTGCGGGGCCTGGCCCAGGCATAGGCCGCTACCTCGAACTGGACGGCGCCACTGGCGCCTTTGTTGATAAAACGGCGGAACTGCTCTCCGCAAACCGGATCCGGCTGGCGCCCCGCAACAAATCCTTCCTCCTGTCTGTCCTCTTCCCGGATTACCAGTGCCCCAAAGACAACCGCTTTGCGTACCGCCTGGAAGGTTTGAGCGAAGTCTGGACTTACCAAACGGACAATACCATCCGGGTGAACGGCCTGCCCTCTGGCTCGTTTACCCTGCACGTCAAAGCCCAGGGCGCCAAAGGGCGATGGTCCGCCCAGGAACTGAGCCTGCCTCTGGCGGTGGCGCCCCCCTTCTACTTGCGCTGGTGGTTCCTGGCCGCCTGCGTTGCTCTGGCAGCTGCCCTCCTCTGGTGGCGGATTCGCGCCCTAAAACAAGCCGCTGCGAAGCTGGATGCCGAGGTGAAAAAGCGCACACTTAAAATCGAACAGGATAAACAACTCATCGAAAAACAGGCTGCCGAGTTGCGCCAGCTGGATGAACTCAAGTCCCGCTTCTTCGCCAATATGGCACACGAGTTGCGAACGCCTATCACCCTGATCCTCAGCCCACTGAAAAGGATACTGAAAGAAGCGGACCTGGACAACCGCACCTTTACCAGCCTGAAGCTCATCCAGAGCAACGCCAACAACCTCCTGCGCCTGGCGGAAGAGGTCCTGGACATGGATAAACTGGAAGCCCGCCAGCTTAAACTCCATGAAGAGACGGCCGCTTTTTACCCTCTGATACGCCGCCTGGTGTCCACCTTCGAATCGCACGCCCAGGCCAACGGCGTCGAACTGCAGTTTGACTACCAGGCGGAAAGATACCTTCAGCTAAAACTCGATATCAATAAGCTGGAGCGAATCGTATTCAACCTGCTTTCCAACGCCCTGAAGTTTACTCCCCGCGATGGTAAAGTGGCCGTAACCGTAAAGGACGCCGGCAGCAGTATTCAGGTCATAGTGTCCGACACCGGCCGCGGCATCCATCCGGGTGATTTGCTCCATGTCTTTGAGCGGTTTTATCAAGGCCAAGCCCTTTCTAGCCCCCCTCAATCCTCCCAAAGGAGGAAGGCTCCAGCAAAGGGTTCGTTGGAGCGGCCCTCGCCTGCCAATCCTTCCCCCTCGAGGGGGCCGGGGGGGGCTGGGGCTAAAGGCGGAGCCGGCATTGGCCTGGCCCTCGCCCGCGAATACGCCCACCTCATGGGCGGAAGCCTGAGCGTAGAGAGTGCGCCAGGCAAGGGCAGCTCCTTCGCCTTTGAATTTCCCAGGAAAGAAGTTTTCGCCGCCTGGAAGCAACCGGAGAGTGAGAAAGGGAAAGATTCCGGGCCTGGCGTTCAGGAATCGCAGCCTCCCACAAACGAACAACAAACAACGAACAAACAACTTCACCCTGAGCTTGTGGAAGGGGAACAACAAACAACCATATTGATCGTCGAAGACAACAGCGACCTGCGCAGCTTCCTCCACGATGTGCTGTCCGCCCACTATGAAGTGATCCCCGCCGAAAATGGCGCCCGCGCCCTGGAACTGCTGGACGCCGTTTCCGATCAGGCTCCTGCCCCCGAACTCCTCATCACCGACCTCATGATGCCGGAAATGGATGGCTACAGCCTCATCGAGGCCCTTAAAGCGGACGCCCGCTGGCAAAGCATTCCCGTCATCGTGCTGACCGCCCGCGCCAGCCTGCCCGACCGCCTGGCCGCCCTGCGCTTCGGCGTCGACGACTACCTGGCCAAGCCCTTCGATACCGAAGAGCTGCTGGCACGCGCCGCCAACCTCATCCAAAATTACCGCAAACGCCTGGAATGGCGCCGCAATCAAGCCGCCGAAGCCAGGGGGCAGATGAATAGTAGGGAACATTTCCCCAGGCTGGAACAACTCCTCCAGTCGGAAGAAACCGTCGCTGCCGATACTCAATGGCTGGAAAAAGTGGAAAAGATCGCCTTCCGGCAAGCCGGCAATTCTGACTTCAACCCCGAGGAACTCGCCGGCGAACTCGCCATTAGCAGCCGCCAGTTGCTCCGCAAACTCAAACAGCTCACCGGCATGACCATCGCCGACTACCTGCGCGAAATCCGCCTGCAAAAGGCCCGCCAAATGCTCGAACGAAAAGCCTGCTCCACCGTCGCCGAAGCCTGCTACGCCGTCGGCCTGTCCAGCCCCAAACACTTTACCCGCATCTTCCGCCAGCGCTTCGGCAAAAACCCATCCGATTATCTGAGCGAGAATTGACAGGTAGGTTTATTTTATCCAACCCCCATCTTCGCCCCGGCCTCTTTGAGGTACGGGGCTCGTCCGGGTAAAATCCAATATAGCCATTCGCCCCATGTCCATTGCACTACCCTTAAATGTCGGATCCGCTACCCATGTCGGCTCAGCACCCCAAGATTGTCGAGCCTGACGCCATCGCCCCCTGTATCTTTATGTTTGCGAAACAGAATGTTTACGAAACTTAAGAAGTTTCGTCAATATCCCCCCCGTCGCCCATTAAAGTTGGTTTGGAAGCCATCCTGCCCGTACAGTCGGGCAAGCTTTGGGTTAAATAAACTGCCTCTCTGTGGCAAGCAAACAAATATCCTCCTTTTTTTGATCATGCCCAGTCTTGGCAAGGGCAGGCTTCATTGCTTTTTGTCCGGTTGTAGGATGGCAGGGCGAGAAAAGCAAGGCAAGAGATTATTAAAGATACATTAAAAAAATTATAATTTAACTAGCACAACTTTAACCTATTATGAATGTACGTAAACTTCTACTGTTAGGGCTACTGGCCTTAACTTGTTTTCAAACCACAATTTATGCCCAGGGGCGCCATGAACATGGGCGCAATTGCGGCACTATGGACTACCTGGAGCAACAAATTCAGGAAGACCCGGCGAGGGGGCTCCGCCTGCAGGCCATTAACCGGCAGGCAGCACGATTTGCCCAACAACATCAACGCGCTGTCGCCGGCGTCATCACCATACCGGTTGTTTTCCACATCGTCTACGACAATGCTTCTGAAAACGTCACCGATGCCCAGGTACTGTCGCAGATAGCCGTATTAAACGAAGATTTCAGAAGGACCAATATCGACGCTGCCAATACGCCTGGTGTTTTCGAGAGCGTTGCCGCCGATGTCGAGATTGAGTTCTGCCTGGCTACCGTAGACCCTGGTGGCAGCCCTACTACCGGCATTACGCGCACCGCCACTGCCACCACTACGCCCTACGCCACCAGGGACGACGTAAAGTTTACGTCTTTGGGCGGTAAGGATGCCTGGCCAACCGGCGACTATCTCAATATCTGGGTTTGCGAACTGAGCGGCGGCACGCTGGGCTATGCCCAGTTTCCCGGCGGGCCGGCAGCTACCGACGGCGTAGTGCTCGATTATCGCTACGTGGGCAGCGGCTCTCCTGCTATACCGCCTTACGACCTGGGCCGCACCGCCACGCATGAAGTCGGCCACTGGCTCAACATGATCCACATCTGGGGCGATGGCGACTGCAGTGTCGACGACGAAGTCGGCGATACGCCTACGGCTGGTGCCCCCAACTATACCGATGGCGGCGATTGCACCTTCCCCGGCCCCAACAGTTGCGACGACGGTGCCGGCGACCTGCCGGATATGATCCAGAACTATATGGACTACTCTGAGGATATCTGTATGAACCTCTTCACCCAAGGCCAGAAAACGCGGATGCGTGCCCTCTTTGAAC
This genomic window contains:
- a CDS encoding T9SS type A sorting domain-containing protein — translated: MRLLKALPVLLLWACAPALHAQTTGPDAAETYSRLRITLETPEAMEKLAELGLPVDHGERGPGYFIGEFSGAEIKLMDGKFHYQVLIKDLEKYYEDRIREDLKQNPGLAGLGRFPCNFTTPANFNTGTFGGYLSLSEILAELDEMRALYPGLITVRQPLNGTTAQGRQLFYVRISDNADTDEDEPEALYTGLHHAREPMSAMNLIFFMHYILENYATDPEVQDIVDNTELYFIPCVNPDGYEYNRSTNPNGGGMWRKNRRNNGNGTYGVDLNRNYGFQWGYDNSGSSPTTSSDTYRGPSSFSEAETQMIRDFCLSRQFVTALNDHAYGNYLVLPWGYTNAIPESTLFNSIGDDLNNCNNYLVGNPYATVGYPVNGSSDDWMYGEQAAKGKIYAITPEIGTSSDGFWPAPSKIVSYCNAMMYTNLRMAYYARSLSCTASNIAVTPGPNSATVSWTAGTGSSSYNVRYRQIGAPAWTTLSTGSTSINLLGLAGPCAAYEVQVQSLCAGGVDGQFSSSLNFSTSGDPLPGSWAGLNVGSTGGFGSECYNSGGGSYAVTGGGALSSTNVDGLRFIYATLSGSGSITAKVNSLSPAANNKAGVMIRESLANNARSASSLIVRASSVWRSQFVRRTSTGANASITQPSTTTAPPYWVRITRSGNSFTAYRSSNGTSWTKVGSTTTIAMPGTAYIGLAVASGSTASSATASISNVSTTGAVMARIPGGPLGEQAQALEWSGFEGHAMPRIEVYPNPGTSQIHLKIQLEKPARLNTCLLDMLGGVVLQLPEQEAAAGEAFQLIEAPAGLPAGIYMVRCSADGQQAAIVKWVKR
- a CDS encoding T9SS type A sorting domain-containing protein, with translation MRLNLYSIQGQQQLEWTGGAELPAGVYFARLQTESGVRTMQLVLAK
- a CDS encoding response regulator codes for the protein MHNFYNEFKSPLLWLWLLPHLFAPPAPAQEYLVSIQHYSVPQGLSNQYIQHSLQDRRGLIWAATRFGLNRFDGFDFKQYTLEEDNLRSNDCQQIIEDRNGLLWLACLGAPPGPEQSVDVFDPITEEAMSFEAFFQPPFSGEDIAEMQSDAAGNIYILIQGGQVYRYDGQSFTRILHYQTGEPLRLSVSGTGTAALLDKDKVILLDSLGKILYQALLPGAVDFIRAGKDQFWVGKHHPGDGPSLWGIQANKAPEPVYFRDSTGHPVKYSWQFAFNNPVYPDLKGRWWVFANERLLLFSPEGKFLCDISSAVKSTWLPFPVYISFDRHHTAWVGTHNGLFSVSVEKNPFTIFLKPEVLADTRGIAEDKKGNLYIVQSGEVWRKPPSGGFARLNLPAWLAAARDKQGRLWFGDYSYMVHCFDPVSGERTTFYPPGAAGKQVYNGARALLPDARSGRIWVGTEFEGLAYIDTVKKCIAPYTAYNDFQHLEQATIHCFFQDGPSIWIGTRQGVYQLDPGKGVVAEYSRRTGHLPHDDILYIYKDKDGIFWLASGGGGLIRWDRDRGTYRQFTRRDGLSHNIVYAVYEDDYQQLWLPSNYGLMRFDKQSFQVNTYLPRDGLPHEEFNFTSHYQAADGRLYFGGLGGVISFYPKGLYREALVAGPGPGIGRYLELDGATGAFVDKTAELLSANRIRLAPRNKSFLLSVLFPDYQCPKDNRFAYRLEGLSEVWTYQTDNTIRVNGLPSGSFTLHVKAQGAKGRWSAQELSLPLAVAPPFYLRWWFLAACVALAAALLWWRIRALKQAAAKLDAEVKKRTLKIEQDKQLIEKQAAELRQLDELKSRFFANMAHELRTPITLILSPLKRILKEADLDNRTFTSLKLIQSNANNLLRLAEEVLDMDKLEARQLKLHEETAAFYPLIRRLVSTFESHAQANGVELQFDYQAERYLQLKLDINKLERIVFNLLSNALKFTPRDGKVAVTVKDAGSSIQVIVSDTGRGIHPGDLLHVFERFYQGQALSSPPQSSQRRKAPAKGSLERPSPANPSPSRGPGGAGAKGGAGIGLALAREYAHLMGGSLSVESAPGKGSSFAFEFPRKEVFAAWKQPESEKGKDSGPGVQESQPPTNEQQTTNKQLHPELVEGEQQTTILIVEDNSDLRSFLHDVLSAHYEVIPAENGARALELLDAVSDQAPAPELLITDLMMPEMDGYSLIEALKADARWQSIPVIVLTARASLPDRLAALRFGVDDYLAKPFDTEELLARAANLIQNYRKRLEWRRNQAAEARGQMNSREHFPRLEQLLQSEETVAADTQWLEKVEKIAFRQAGNSDFNPEELAGELAISSRQLLRKLKQLTGMTIADYLREIRLQKARQMLERKACSTVAEACYAVGLSSPKHFTRIFRQRFGKNPSDYLSEN